The genomic region GTATCTCTAAAGTAATCTCCAAGGTCTTAGCTAATAGGCTAAAATTTTTTATTGGAAAGCTTGTCTCGGATAACCAATCTGGATTCTTGCGGGGAGAAACATTCTTGATGGGCCTATGATGGTGAATGAAATAATGACTTGGGTGAAAAGATGCAAAAATAAGGTGTTATTCAAAATAGACTTTGAAAAGGCTTACTCACTTAATTGGAAGTTTTAAGATTCGGTGATGGCGCAAATGGGTTTTCCAGATTTATGGCAGAGATGGTCCAGGGAATTCTCATGTCTTCTAAATCTTCGGTTCTTGTTAATGGCTCCCCTACCCAGGAATTTAATGTTTTCGGGGGGTTAGGCAAGGTGACCCGCTATCGCCTTTTCTATTTATTCTTACAATGGAAGCTTTTACTTGTCTTATTAATTGAGCTACCCAAACTGGTGTGTTCTCGAGACTTGATCCACTCGGATAATGGCCCAACCATCTCACATTTCATGTATGTGGATGATGTTCTTGTTATTTGGAAGTGGTTGAAATCAAATTTTGAAAATCTCACCAAAATTCTTAGGGCTTTTTATCTAGTTTCGGGATTAGAATCAACTATCATAAAtcttccatctttcttcttgggGTTGCGTATCAGGAAGTTGATGACATGGCTAGGAAAATTTATTGTAAGGCGCAAAAACCTCCATTCATGTATTTAGGCCTTGTTTTGGGAGCGCATATGAACTTTTTTAAAATTGGAGAGTGGTTATCGATACAGTCGAATGTAGACTCGCTTTGTGGAAAGCTTCGGTGTTGCCTATTGGTGGGAGGGTAAGTCTTTTGAAATCGATTTTTGAATGCTTTCCTATCTAATTTTTTTTCCTTGTATAAAGCTCCGCTTAGGGGCATTCACAAACTTGATGGGCTTAGGtggaaggtttttttttttttttttttttggggggggggggtagggagGATAAGAATAGTATCTATTGGGAGAAGTGGGACAAAGTTGTTTTGCTGAAGAAGTACGAAAGTTTGGGTCTAGCATTGCTTGAAGATTATAATCTGAGTCTTTTAGCTAAATGGCAATGGAGGTTTATATCTCAAAGCGGGTAATTGTTGGCGAAAGTGATAAAGGCTCTTCATGGCAGGGGCAATTATAAGAGTTATGTTCTAGTTAAAGCTAATGCATGTGGTACATGGAAGCAAGTTGCAATGCTAGGTGAGAATTTGAGGAAGAAGAATATTCATTTGGAATAACTGATAAGAGGTATTATGGGAGACGGGTGTGAAATCAGGTTTTGGCCTTATTTGTGGATTGATTAGAACCGCTTTCAGTTCTGCTCCCAGACCTGTTTAGAATTGAAGCGGTGAAAGACACAAAAATTGCAGATCGAATCAGTTGGCTCAATGGGGCAAGTTGTGCTCATTGGGACTGGTTATGTGACCCAGCATCATAGGAGGAACTGGACCAACTAAACAAGTGCAAGGATTTATTGCTTCAAGTCAACAGTATTTTGGGTATGAAGGATAAATGGATCTGGGACGGAGATGGTACTGGAGTATTTTCGGTTAAGTCTCTAAGAAGAAAAATGATTAACAAACGTAGGTTTCGCCTCAATGTAAGTTTAGATGAAACAATTGGTTACCTTTAAAAGTTAATGTATTTGGTGGGAGGGCGTTGTTAATTCGTCTTCCAACTAAGGATGCTTTAACCAAAAGGAAGGTGAATGTAGGAAATAATTTATGTCCATTTTGTGAGGATGGAGAGTATTAGACGATATATAGAATATTTTGTATTTATTGTGAATATTGTGTTAAATATAGAATTATCACACTAATGTAATCTATATATACTATTGAGATATGGAATAACAGGGACGAGGATTTTTCCCTACTTTCATGGTATCAAGAGACCGCCCTTCTCTCTAAAATATCGATCCTCTTTCTGCCGCCCACCCTTCTGCCATCGTCTGCAACCACTTTGCAGCCATCCTCCCACAACTATTTCATCTCTTCCTCACTATACTTGTTCAATGGATCCCAAAAATCACCCCGCTATTACCGTCACCAACATCAAAGCCCATATCCCGGTAACCCTCGAACTGGAGACGAGTCAATATGCTACTTGGGCAGAGTTATTCAAGATCCATTGCCGTGTTTATCAGGTCGTTGATCACCTATCTCCTCGCAAAGAGACCGATAAAGATAAAGAAAAGGATTCAGCCGGATCTACATCGGATGACAACTGGGATCGTCTCGATGCCATAGTCCTTCAGTGGATCTATGGCACCATCTCTAGTGACCTCCTGAGCACTATCATACGTCCCGATTCCACAGCGGCTTATGCATGGACGGCTATTAAAAGTATATTCCATGACAATCAAACCACACGAGCAGTTTATCTGGAACGCAAGTTTGCCAACGTTCGTCTCGACTCTTTCCTCAACATGCCATCTTATTGTCAAGAGGTAAAAGTTCTTTCCGATCAACTTGCAAATGTCGGGTCACCTGTCACCGAACAAAAACTTGTTATTCAATTGCTATCGGGTCTCACCGAAGCCTATGGAGGCATCGCTTCCATCATCCAAAATACCAAACCTTTGCCGACTTTCTACGAAGCTAGGTCTCAATTGTGTCTCGAAGAAACTACCAAAGCTAATCGAGTTTCTACTGATGCGGCATTTCACACTTCCCATCCACCAAACTACCCTCAATCAACAGGTGCTCATCCACCCTCTCAACCTAACAACCGTGGTGGACGAACCCGTGGACGTGGCCGCGGCCGTGGACGCGGTTCCTCCTACTCCACTAATCAGACTCAATCACAAAACTACAATCCTAAAAACAATTACCTTAACACCCAACCCGCTCCACACTGGCCACATACCCAGCCGCAATGGCCCAATACCCACAACAGCCCATCCCCTACCTGGCCTATATCCTACAACCATTCCACCCATTCACCAGGCCCAAACAGCCCATACCCTACCTGGCCTGCCCCACCCTGTCCGTATCCCACCGCCCTAGCGCCATCCCTACGACCCACTTATAATGGCCCACCTTCGTACCCCAGCCCGCATCAAGGTTTACTAGGCTCACTTCCGCAACAGTCACAAGTGTACGCTGCTTCTAAGCACACATGCACTCCGACTGAATTGGATCAAGCTTTTAATGCAATGTCTCTGCATCCACCCGATCAAACCTGGTACATGGATACCGGTGCAACAGGTACTATGACGAATAACTCTAACAATCTTACTTCTTGTTTTAATAAAGTGTATACACGAAACATTACAGTTGGAGATGGCACTTCAATTCCAGTCCATGCGGTTGGGAATCATACTTTACCACCACCCTTTCcaaattttcaattaaataatatctTGTTAAAAACTTAATTTCGGTCCGTCGGTTCACCACCGACAATCATGTTTCTATAGAATTTGATCCTTTTGGTTTTGTTGTGAAGGATCTCCGAACCCGGACACCGCTTCTCAGATGTAACAGTACCGGTGATCTTTACCCGCTCCATTTCTCCTCAAGCAACCAAGCTCAAGTCTCTCCCGCCTCCACTTTTTTGGCCGTGTCTAAAGATACTTGGCATCAACGTCTTGGACACCCCGGCaataatatttttagttttttgaaACCTTGTTTACCATCTTTATCTAATAATGTTAAGACTTTATCTATTTGCCAATCTTGTGTATTTGGAAAAGAGACAAAACTTCCATCTCATGATTCGAATACTTATACTTCTTTACCTTTTGATATCATACACAGTGATTTGTGGACGTCTCCAGTTTTATCCTCGAATGGTTGTCGATACTTATACTTCTTTATCCTCGAATGGTTGTCGATATTACCTTTTATTTTTAGATGATAAAACTAATTTCTTATGGACCTATGCTATTGCCCACAAGTCACAGGTGTACACAAAATTTCTAGAATTCCACAACTTATTACAACTCAATTTAATACCTCTATTAAATCTTTTCAATGTGACAATGGTGGTGAATATAACAATAGTTCGTTTCACCAATTTTGCAAAACCAATGGCATGATTTTTCGTTTTTCGTGCCCATATACCTCCTCTCAAAATGGAAAAGCGGAACGCAAAATCCGCTCCATTAATAACATCATGCGAACCATTTTGTCCCATTCCTCCGTACCTAAGACGTTTTGGCATCATGCACTCGAACACGCCACATACCTTCTCAATATCTTACCAACCAAAGTTCTCCAAAACTCAACACCTACACTTCACCTATATAATCGGGTACCGACATACGAACATCTACGTGTGTTCGGGTGTCTTTGTTACCCTCTCCTCCCTTCCTCTACCATTCATAAACTAGCCGACCGTTCGGTCCCTTGTGTTTTTCTAGGATACCCTTCTAATCATCGTGGTTATAAATGTTATAATTTAACAACCAATCAAATCCAAATATCTCGAGATGTTCTGCTTGATGAACATGTTTTCCCTTTTAAAACCCATCATTCTACACCTCCCACCTATGACTTTCTAACAAACAGCTTTCATCCTTTCTTTTGGGATTCTATTTCCACAGCTAACTCCCAACATCACTACCTAAACAGATGGGCATGAATATTGTTCGGAGTATGTGGATCTTTCGACACAAAAAGCGTGCCGACGGTACGCTAGAACGATACAAAGCTCGCCTCGTGTGTGATGGGCGTTCTCAACAAGTAGGTGTTGATTGTGGAGAAACTTTCAGTCCGGTAGTCAAACCGGCAACTATACGAACGGTTTTAAGCATAGCTATCTCTAAGCCATGGCCAATTCACCAACTTGATGTTAAAAATGCATTTCTTCATGGAAATCTTGGCGAAACCGTGTACATGCATCAACCTATGGGGTTTCGAGATTCACGTTATCCGAATCATGTATGTTTATTGAAAAAGTCTCTGTACGGCCTTAAACAAGCGCTAAGAGCGTGGTACCAACGGTTCGCCGATTTTGTTTCGACTATTGGCTTTCGTCACAGTCAATGCGACCACTCCTTATTTATATTTAAGGAGGGCAATCACATGGCATTCATCTTACTATATGTGGATGATATTTTACTAGTCACTTCCACTGATACATTGCGTGATCGTTTTATGGCCCTACTGATCTCGAATGAATTTGCGATGACAAACTTGGGTCCGATCAGTTACTTTCTCGGCTTATCGGTTACTCACTACCCGAAATCTTTATTTCTTTCACAAGAAAAATATGCGATGGAAATTCTTGAACGAGCCGGTTTAGCCGATTGTAACCCAGCTGCTACACCAGTTGACACTCAACAAAAGCTCAGCAGCAAGTCGGGCACCCCTTTAGACGATATCACCTAATATAGAAGGCTTGTTGGATCCTTACAATATTTGACATTCACGAGACCGGATATCTCATACGCCGTTCAACAAGTATGTATACATATGCACGCCCCGACCACAACGCACATGCATGCCCTTAAACGAATATTAAGGTACGTCAAAGGCACTTTATCATTTGGGCTTCACCTTCATGCATCCTCCCTCAGCTCGTTAATTTCCTACACGGATGCGGACTGGGGAGGTTGTCCCGATATGCGTCGTTCTACATCCGGATATTGTGTCTACATGGGTGATAACTTGCTTTCGTGGTCTTCCAAACGGCAACCTACTCTGTCTAGATCTAGTGCCGAAGCGGAATACCGCGGTGTCGCAAACGTCGTCTCAGAAATATGTTGGCTTAGAAATTTGCTTCTCGAATTACACCATCCTCCTACTCATGCCAcgctttgtcacacccccaaaatccacctgcggagcaccaccgcttgggagcgtgactgaccagaatcaagccaccaattatatcaaacatagcatttaataataataaaagacataattggtgttcaaaaccaaacactgtttaagtagcggaagcattaaatgtaacacccaaaacataagtatcaatgtgtgaatgtaaaagtgtttaataagcattcacgagttcttgtccacaacgacccgcttctcctctggtgcaagctccaagtatacctatggtcctgcaaggcatgcagcaaataatcaacaaactagttgagcgagttcactgaaagtaagttcataacgtaatgcataagaatggctagtgggggcttcccatactagtgtgtactaaaggtgggggcttcccatgtttgtcctggctaatgagggcttctcattaacggtacttactagactaacttccgaccatgtgttcttctttaccgagaacaggaaaacgtacagggtcacgtaggctttacgtgacgtgcccttccccgaggacagtggtacgcgtggggggctacgtaggctttacgcagcgtggccttccgacctggaagccagtgaatggtattgggttacgtaggctttacgtaacgtgtccttcccgacccgggagacatatggcaaatatactgggttacgtaggctttacgtaacgtgtcctgactaacctgaggacgatggtctatagtctggtatatgcgtaagtacgagtaactccttttacaatatcatatccaacccaattcccaacccgggaatcccatgccttggctgtgtgaactcaccttggtttgctcggcagataaacaattaaaagactcttgaactaacagtggtcaaccacgtcctaacagggttaccatacaagtcaggttcggttcaaatatTGCACGTATGTATCATACAGGTGAACACGTTGTTAGCACGTAATTATCATGGCAACCACGTATGTATATCTTAGCAACCCGAAATCAGTCAAACAATATGGTTAACATGTGTGAAGTAGAACAAGCCCAATAACATGCATAAGAGATCCAACATCAATTGATCCAA from Helianthus annuus cultivar XRQ/B chromosome 10, HanXRQr2.0-SUNRISE, whole genome shotgun sequence harbors:
- the LOC110870042 gene encoding uncharacterized protein LOC110870042, with product MDPKNHPAITVTNIKAHIPVTLELETSQYATWAELFKIHCRVYQVVDHLSPRKETDKDKEKDSAGSTSDDNWDRLDAIVLQWIYGTISSDLLSTIIRPDSTAAYAWTAIKSIFHDNQTTRAVYLERKFANVRLDSFLNMPSYCQEVKVLSDQLANVGSPVTEQKLVIQLLSGLTEAYGGIASIIQNTKPLPTFYEARSQLCLEETTKANRVSTDAAFHTSHPPNYPQSTGAHPPSQPNNRGGRTRGRGRGRGRGSSYSTNQTQSQNYNPKNNYLNTQPAPHWPHTQPQWPNTHNSPSPTWPISYNHSTHSPGPNSPYPTWPAPPCPYPTALAPSLRPTYNGPPSYPSPHQGLLGSLPQQSQVYAASKHTCTPTELDQAFNAMSLHPPDQTWYMDTGATGTMTNNSNNLTSCFNKVYTRNITVGDGTSIPVHAVGNHTLPPPFPNFQLNNILLKT